The region AAGACGGTGGGGCGCTTGCGAAGGCTCACCTGATTCAGAACTATTATGGACTTGAAAAGCCCCTGACTGGTGAAGAACTTTTGAAAGTCGGCAAGAAACAGGCCTTGGAACTTGGGGCAAAGATTGTCGATGATGAAGTGACCGACCTGATGTTTGATGGTCAGGGCTTTGTGGCGAAGGGTCTCGCGGGAGAATACAGCGGAAAGGTTTGCGTTATGGCTACGGGCTCGGCCCGAAACAAGCATCCTATTGCGGGAATGGTTGAACTTGAGGGCCATGGCGTGAGCTACTGCGCCGTATGCGACGCTTTCTTCTACCGCAAGAAAAACGTGGCGGTTCTCGGCAGCGGCGAATACGCTCTACACGAAGCCCAGGAACTTTTGCAGGTGGTCGAAAGCGTGACACTTTTGACGAATGGCGCTGAAACGACTGCTGCTTTCCCTGAAAATGTGCGCATCGAAAAACGCCGGTTGCAGTCGCTGGTGGGCGAGGGGCTCTTCAAGGGTGTGCATTATGAAGATGGCTCCGAAGAAAATTTTGATGGACTTTTCGTTGCGCTAGGAAGTGCTTCTGCCACGGACTTGGCGAAAAAGGCGGGCGCGGGTTTCGACGCAGGAACGCTCGTACTCGATAAAGATTTCCAGACGACGCTTCCTGGGTTGTTTGCCGCTGGCGACTGCACCGGAGGGACTCTCCAGGTTGCCGTAGCCGTGGGCGAAGGTGCCAAGGCGGGGCTTGCCGCGATTAAGTACCTGAGGGAAAAGAGAGGCTAGGTGCGCCGTCTCACGCTTCTCACGAATCCGGACATGTGCAACATGCATTGTCCGTTATGTTTCTTGAATCAGCGAAAAAAGACGGTGCGTTATGGCGAAATGCCTATCGAAGTGGCTAAGGCTGCAGTTGAAAGGTATGCCTCGGAAAGGGATGCTCTAGGCAGGCGAATCCTTAGAGAGGTGATTCCTTCGACGATGGGTGAGCCGTTACTTTATTCAAATTTTGAAGAACTGTTGCTTTTTTTTGAAACACAGAAAATCAAGTTGAATCTGACGACGAACGGTTCTTTTCCGGGTAAATGGAGCCTTGGATCCGGTATGGAAAAGCTTCTGGCTGCATGCTCCGACATCAAGGTGAGTACGCTCCCTTACGAAATGGGCGGAATTCGTGAATCGCAGTGGCGTGAAAATGTAAAGCGGCTTATGGATTGCCGTAAACGGATGGAAATGGA is a window of uncultured Fibrobacter sp. DNA encoding:
- a CDS encoding radical SAM protein is translated as MRRLTLLTNPDMCNMHCPLCFLNQRKKTVRYGEMPIEVAKAAVERYASERDALGRRILREVIPSTMGEPLLYSNFEELLLFFETQKIKLNLTTNGSFPGKWSLGSGMEKLLAACSDIKVSTLPYEMGGIRESQWRENVKRLMDCRKRMEMDRKEPLATVSLQVTLHGENVGECASATEFVQGMLRFAEKVGVQRIKWNPVVLLEGASREIRERYGVEESVLEMLRDELRKGKLRFTKVKSEGSLFFKKDTALCPVGGKCDSCPFADEVWVWPDGHEDHCPNPERRFGNG
- a CDS encoding NAD(P)/FAD-dependent oxidoreductase, coding for MSDMLILGYGPAGISAALYGLRAGLDVQLVGKDGGALAKAHLIQNYYGLEKPLTGEELLKVGKKQALELGAKIVDDEVTDLMFDGQGFVAKGLAGEYSGKVCVMATGSARNKHPIAGMVELEGHGVSYCAVCDAFFYRKKNVAVLGSGEYALHEAQELLQVVESVTLLTNGAETTAAFPENVRIEKRRLQSLVGEGLFKGVHYEDGSEENFDGLFVALGSASATDLAKKAGAGFDAGTLVLDKDFQTTLPGLFAAGDCTGGTLQVAVAVGEGAKAGLAAIKYLREKRG